CAGGGCTCCTCCTGTCCAATTCCTTAAAAATAATGGCAGAATCCAAGATGGGGATTCTCAGTAAAGAACTCAAAAAATTAAAGGAGGACCTTTCCTGGGGGACTTCTACTTCAAGAGCCCTGATGAAACTGGAGAATAATATCAGAACCGCCACATCAAGCCGGATTCTGCATACCGTTATTAAAGCGAACGAATCCACAAGCGACCTTAAAAGTGTGTTATCCATTACCGCAGAACAGGTCAAGAGTGAGGAGCGGTTGAAAAAGGAACGCTCTTCCGAGATGATCGTCTATGTTGTCACCATCTACGTTTCTTTCTTTGTTTTCCTTTTCATAGTCTACGTTTTGGCTATGTATTTCTTCCCAGAAAGCGCCTCATTTAAAGGATCTTCTCAGGGGATGGGATACGGAGGAGTCGGAAACGGCTACTTCAACATACAGGAGTACACGATGCTCATGTATCACTCAGCCCTTGTCCAGGCTTTTACTTCCGGACTTATTGCAGGAAAAATGGGGCAGGGTTCGGTTTACATGGGACTGAAGTACAGCGTCAGCATGATGCTGATCACCTATGTAATCTTTACAATGTTCGTCTAAGGTGTTTTTATGCTAAAGACTCCAGGAAAAGGACTAAAAAAAGAGGCTGCAGTTTCAGAAGTAATGGGCACTGTACTCCTTACAGGAATAGTGGTTATCATGCTCAGCGCCCTTGGAGTGGCTGTTTTCTCGATGGAAGGACCAGATGATGTCCCTCATACAAACGTCCAGGAAATCCTGGACATATCTAATAATACAATCTACTTGAAACACAATGGAGGAGAACCCGTAAGCACTGAAAATTTTAAGATCATAGCAAATATTAACGGCATGAGGCATGAGTACACATCATCACAAATCTGCGAAAGCCTGGAAAATAGCAGCGTCTGGAAAATTGGGGATACTATTGAAATCAATTCAATGGATGCATGGGGGGTTGACCTCGGGAATGACGACAAAGTGGAGTTGTTTCTGGTTGATACTCCCTCAAACGAGTTGATCCAGAAAAGTACACTTACGAGTGCGCTTCAAAAGAATCCCGATTTAAGTTTATGTTTCACTCCGATGGGAGATATAACTGACACATCCACTTCAGGAAAAAACGCGGCCAAAAAAGGATATGGAGAAAATTGGCAAGTTAGTGCTATAGATAGTACTACAAATGAATATAAAATAGCCACCAACGAAAACAAAAACTGTACCACTTATTATCCTCCGACAGGTATGATTAACACCAGCATATATCAAGAATTCAATTTTGGAGTTAAGCCCGCTGCCTACGGAATAAGACCCGGGGACACCTTTAGTAACGTGACTCTTATTATCTATTATTATACACATGATAGCACACCTGCAAATAATAAAAAAGATGATTGTGATATCAAATTTGAATACTATTACATCGATGAATATGGACAAGGAAAATGGGAATACTACAATGAGACTTTTCCAGCACATAATTCTGACTTCGAATACGAGTATCTCAACCTTACAGATCGCATCAATACCCCTAAAGACCTAGCTAATTTTAA
This window of the Methanosarcina mazei S-6 genome carries:
- a CDS encoding type IV pilin N-terminal domain-containing protein yields the protein MLKTPGKGLKKEAAVSEVMGTVLLTGIVVIMLSALGVAVFSMEGPDDVPHTNVQEILDISNNTIYLKHNGGEPVSTENFKIIANINGMRHEYTSSQICESLENSSVWKIGDTIEINSMDAWGVDLGNDDKVELFLVDTPSNELIQKSTLTSALQKNPDLSLCFTPMGDITDTSTSGKNAAKKGYGENWQVSAIDSTTNEYKIATNENKNCTTYYPPTGMINTSIYQEFNFGVKPAAYGIRPGDTFSNVTLIIYYYTHDSTPANNKKDDCDIKFEYYYIDEYGQGKWEYYNETFPAHNSDFEYEYLNLTDRINTPKDLANFKVRIKASTTAAESSEKEINVDYIGLSIEEDNI